One Catharus ustulatus isolate bCatUst1 chromosome 20, bCatUst1.pri.v2, whole genome shotgun sequence DNA window includes the following coding sequences:
- the NPTX1 gene encoding neuronal pentraxin-1, with translation MGDLSRPAAAETLSQLGQTLQSLKTRLENLEQFSRMNSSSQTNNLKDILQNKIDDLEKQVLSRVNSLEEGKLSPRNESEERGKIESTLTSLHQRISDLEKGQKDNRPPDRFQLTFPMRTNYMYAKVKKSLPEMYAFSICMWIKSSASPGMGTPFSYAVPGQANELVLIEWGNNPMEILINDKVAKLPFTINDGKWHHICVTWTTRDGVWEAYQDGTQTGNGENLAPYHPIKPQGVLVLGQEQDTLGGGFDATQAFVGELAHFNVWDRKLSPGEVYGLATCSSKALAGNVIAWAEANIDIYGGATKWTFEACRQLN, from the exons ATGGGCGACCTGTcgcggccggccgccgccgaGACCCTCAGCCAGCTGGGGCAGACGCTGCAGTCCCTGAAAACCCGGCTGGAGAACCTGGAG CAGTTCAGCAGGATGAACTCCTCCAGCCAGACCAACAACCTGAAGGACATCCTGCAGAACAAGATCGATGACCTGGAGAAGCAGGTGCTGTCGCGGGTGAACAGCCTGGAGGAGGGCAAGCTCAGCCCCCGCAACGAGTCCGAGGAGCGCGGCAAGATCGAGAGCACCCTCACCTCGCTGCACCAGCGCATCAGCGACCTGGAGAAAG GCCAGAAGGACAACCGGCCCCCGGACAGGTTCCAGCTCACCTTCCCCATGCGCACCAACTACATGTACGCCAAGGTGAAGAAGAGCCTGCCCGAGATGTACGCCTTCAGCATCTGCATGTGGATCAAATCCAGCGCCTCCCCCGGCATGGGCACCCCCTTCTCGTACGCCGTGCCCGGCCAGGCCAACGAGCTGGTGCTCATCGAGTGGGGCAATAACCCCATGGAGATCCTCATTAATGACAAG GTGGCCAAGCTGCCCTTCACCATCAACGACGGCAAGTGGCACCACATCTGCGTGACCTGGACCACGCGGGACGGCGTGTGGGAAGCCTACCAGGACGGCACCCAGACGGGCAACGGCGAGAACCTGGCCCCTTACCACCCCATCAAACCGCAGGGCGTGCTGGTGCTGGGCCAGGAGCAG GACACGCTGGGCGGAGGGTTCGATGCCACGCAGGCCTTCGTGGGGGAGCTGGCCCACTTCAACGTGTGGGACCGCAAGCTGAGCCCGGGCGAGGTGTACGGGCTGgccacctgcagctccaaggCACTCGCGGGCAACGTCATCGCCTGGGCTGAGGCCAACATCGACATCTACGGCGGGGCCACCAAGTGGACTTTCGAGGCCTGTCGCCAGCTCAACTAG